One genomic region from Listeria monocytogenes encodes:
- a CDS encoding GNAT family N-acetyltransferase produces MKRNYHVKFLNEKDVELAEAVCAASEDYYLIEQDKPASKSDALKIITEIPDGKTRFDKFVLAVLDENEKPIGLVDIVSDYPRKGRWFIGLLLLTPDARHNGLGKVLHQTIKEWANDGGADSLALGVLAENEKGRGFFEYLGYTKEETKQASYGGKEQEVSIFTLAIK; encoded by the coding sequence ATGAAACGTAATTATCATGTGAAATTTTTAAATGAAAAAGATGTTGAACTTGCAGAAGCTGTTTGCGCGGCATCCGAAGATTATTATTTAATCGAACAAGATAAGCCTGCATCGAAAAGTGATGCATTAAAAATTATCACAGAAATTCCAGACGGGAAAACACGATTCGATAAATTCGTGCTAGCAGTGCTGGATGAAAATGAAAAACCAATCGGCTTAGTAGATATTGTTTCTGACTATCCGAGAAAAGGTCGCTGGTTTATCGGGTTACTTCTTTTAACGCCAGATGCTCGTCATAACGGCCTTGGGAAAGTACTTCATCAAACGATCAAAGAGTGGGCGAATGACGGCGGGGCAGATTCATTAGCCTTAGGAGTTTTAGCTGAGAATGAAAAAGGCCGTGGATTCTTTGAATACCTTGGCTACACGAAAGAAGAAACCAAACAAGCTAGCTATGGTGGTAAAGAACAAGAAGTTAGTATTTTCACTTTAGCGATTAAATAA